In Miscanthus floridulus cultivar M001 chromosome 8, ASM1932011v1, whole genome shotgun sequence, the sequence CGCGTTTGCAGACACGTTTACCGCTCTGCGGTGCGGACAGCCTGAGTCGGCGTCCAAACGCGCCCTACATCTTAGTTTGTGTCACAAACAATATACATCAAATGCAGTAATTGTTGTTCAAAGTCTTAACAGAAGAGCACTTGAGATTAAAAAACACGGTCACGTCATGAGTTCCAGTGATTCAAAGCAGAAATAAATATACTTCACAATTGCTCAGGCAAAGCTGGATTAACTTCCCGAGCAAGCAATGGAGGGGCATGCCCATTCTCACTAATCAAACACCACTTTAAGAGTGCTAAATAATTTTCCTTCCGATGAAAAGTCACTCACTTATCGCCATGTTTTTATCAGCTTTGGCATTGCCTTATTCTTGAGCAATCCGTAGCGCTGCCTTATTCTTGAGCAATTCCTGGTTTTGTCCAGTTGCTGAATTGCTGAATCCAACTAGTTAAATGTTTGCAAGTACCTTGTTTGCCGTGCTGAATATCGGGGCAATGTCAACAGGTACCTGGAAACGGAACATAAATAAGGGTGTAAACGCTGCTAACCTGGATGAAAATGAATATAGCAAAATATCTGCACAGCTGAAACTCGGTGCACCATGGGATTCAGGGCACAAATAAACATAAGAGAAGTTTCAGGGGCACCTACCTGCATGTGTTCTATCTTCTCCAATGCCACTCTCAATGGTTGTGTCAAGGTGGCACGGGACTGGAGAAGAGACTGGGCAGAAGGCTTATCACCCTTTGCCTGTATTGTCAGTATCTCCCTGCTCAGGCTTTCTACAGCTTCCTCAACCTTCCACAACACAAACTCTAGTGAGCAGTGGTAAGAGAAAATAAAAAGATAGTTGAATGTATAGAAAATTACCTTTGTAAAGTCAACTGAGAATTTTCCGTCAGAGTGCAAGACAAGAGCCCCTTTTTCATACAACCAGTTAAACTGCAGAGCTTGTCCTTTTctaaattcagaaataaattcaGTCATTTGTCATCAGGTGTCCAGGCCAGTGAAAATGATACTTTTGTTTTTATCGTATTCAAGTTACATTTGCTAGTAGGGAAGATACAGCCTTACCCATGAGCTTCTTCCAGTCCAAAGCGGATTGACCGGAAGCAGCCAGCCAGGAAAGAGACATACATAGATTGTGACAGGCTCTTAGGAAGCAATCCCTAACAGAACAGAAGCAAATGATTGCATTAGCAAATACAGGCAAACAACTGACAGGTCATAGGTTTCTATGTTTATTATAGAAAAATGACTTGATTGCATGAGCAGGGTAACACAAGCGTCATATAACCCAAGAATTGATAAAATTACTACCTTCTTGataaagaaattcagtgcccagAGACCAACTATATAAGCTTGCCATATAACCCAAGAATTGATGAAATTACTACCTTCTTAATAAGGAAATTCAGTGCCCAAAGACCAACTATATCAGCTTTTGCCTCCTCCAACGCTGAATGGAATTCTTGAAGTTCCTATGCATTCATGACAAGAACAGGATGAAGCAGCTCAACTCAGTGTAAGAGATACCAAGAAAAAATGTAAACAATAAAAATGTAATTGAGTTTGAGACAGAAGTAAAAGCTTCACATATGTAGAAACTTTAAAGATATTGAATTGCATTACGGTGACTTTTCTGGTTGAAACCATCTAAGAATCAATGTGTCACTCCAAAGAATACACCCTGCAACTTTTTTGGTCATTTGTAGATATTTTGTTTTTACCAAAATTTCCATCTCTACAACTTACTCATTTTTAAATATATGTTACGAGACAAAATCTTGAAATCATGTGCATACAATTAAACATAGATGGCAAAATGGAACGGTTTTGAAGGGAAATGGAAAACTACTGCTGGCGCTGAATTAAAATCGATGATTTTTTGAGTCACTGTTTGAGTATGTACCATTCTAACTGTTGATTTTTTACCACTTGGAAGGGTGATAGAATGAGGTCCAATTCCATGGCAGCATTCATGACAGACTATATGTGTATAATATGGCTCGAAATCAACATATTCCTTCTGTTCCTCTCTGATGCAGGCATCAGCTATAGGCTTTAAGATATGCTTGAACCTGAAAATAACAGAGCCAGAATTGACAAAATTAGCATAAACCCCTTATTTTTCTTGCTGTTACGAATACAAGCTACCTAATTGGCAATTAAACTTAATAAATAAGAACAAAGAAGGGCATACTTGGCTTCTGAAATGTTTTTAAGCATAACCATGGAAGTTCCTCGTTCATTCACAATCCGTTCATCATTGGGCAAATTGAAAGCAATGGTTTGTGGACCTTTCACATCCTGCACCAGCAGTCCTGTTAGAGCATCATGAAGCTATTGACAAGGACATGACAAACATTTacacagaaaaaaaaattatctGCACCACACGTACAAGTTCTTGAATCTCCTCAACCTACCAACTATCACCAGAAGCGCAAATTTTATTGATAACGAAACAGAGGGTAAATAGTAAACAGAAAAATTACAGGCTTCCTGTACATTTCAAGCAGTTGATGATAAATTCTGGGCATGATTCAAGTAATTTCAACATGACAGTAACAGTTAATCAACAATAAAGGGGATGGAACGTGCAAGCTATGAAAATGAAAGTCCATTCACGAAAGCAAAAAATAAAATGGCCAAGAAAACAATATGAATCCCTTTCATGAAATTCTGGTGTTTCATCACTTTTCTTGAATCTCACAATGCATAGAAGAAATGTATTGTCAACTTATCATAATCCAAACAGGAGGAAACGAAAAGGTCGATTTTCTTTGTCTACAAAAACCAAATTTTAGCTGTCAGTGTCAGAATTGTACCATACCCCAGAATTGTAGAGAAGATTGATCACACGAATTGGAGCAGCAGATATACTGTCTGATTTGAAAATATTGTCCATTGGAAGGTTTTTCTCCAAATCCTGAACTCAGATCAAATTTGATGTAAAGCAGAGCTTAATATTTTCTTAAAGAAATTAATGAGATTACCTGGAGTTGATCACCAAAGAGTTTAACTTGAGAAGTTGCTGTGTCATCACGTATTCCAACAAATGCTTCAAAAGTTGCCTGGTGGAATCGTATAAAATACCAGTGAAACCAATTAAAAATTGTATTAAACTCCATGTGTAGTATGCAGAACAAACCTAATTTCAGATCCTTAAAAATGTAGAATCTGACCATTATATATAGAATTATAGATAAAGTTCTAAAGCTGATATTTGCCTGGCAGGGAATAGCTGGTATTGAGCAGATATCAAATTTTAGAGTTAACCCACAGAAGATAAACATAAATTAATATCTCATGacccaacaatatttttcagaCTTGTGGTATATCAAGAGAGAGACCAATCTTAAGTTGTTAAAATGATAAACCTAGCAGGGAACAAGGTTGCAAATAAGCAATGGCTGAAAGCTGAGTTCAGTGCAACAGTGAAATGAACTTAAAGGGTCCTCCAAAGAGGATAAAATTCAAAACTGCGTGTGGCAAGTGACTTAAGAGTCAGACTTGATAAATAAAATTGAGATGCCACAAACATGTGGGGGCAAAGATACTGTAAAAAATACCTTATAACTAAAAAGGCCATCTTCGTATGTTTCATATGGGCCAATTGTGAGATCTAAGTTGGAGTCCTGCATACAAgacaagaatgccaaacataaAGGTAAGTAATGTGGATATTGACATGGGCAATTTTTCACTCTATCGTAGTATGTTTATATAATATAGAGAAACTATAACATTATGAAGTGCTTTTCAAGATAAATCTACTTATAGCATTTACAAATGTTCAATCTTTAAATGCAAGGAGATACTAGTGATCAAGATCTATATAGTTTGACTGTGTGCTAGGCCTGTTCAAACGTCAGGTCAGGCTCGGACTCGGACAAGGAAAAATGGTTGGCTCAAAATCTGACCCGAGCCCTACCCGACACACTGGCAGGTCGGGTCGGGCAATTTCTTGGTTTTTTGCACTTTGGGTAGGGTTTTTGTGGGTTGGGTTGGGATACGGGTCGGAAATCATGGCCCAAGCCTGGCCTGGCACACTGGCGGGTCGGGTCAGGTGGCCCATGAACAGGTCTACTGTGTGCAAACAAAACCGTCACTTATTTGTTAGCTTCAGTAATCTTTCTATAATCTGAGATGAAGCTTATATGGAAATAAGagatttttttctcaaacacgcaAGAGAGCTGctcatcattatattaagaaggaaAGAAGAATCTAAAAAGACTCAAACAAGTCTGTTAAGGCAATGTTCAAAAAACAACAGAaaagatgcaaaaaaaaaaaaacaccctcAACCAGCGACCTAACAACAAAATCATGGCAAAACACTTAAAATAATAAGAGAAATTTCGCAACGACTTTTCAGTATATTAAAGCAATGCATTTCTTTCAGTGTAAAGGCTACCTTTTGTATGGATGTAGTGTAGTGTGGTACTGTGGTTTGGTGTAGTGCTTGTACTTGGTTTTTCTGCTACATTTTTCTGTTCAGTGACTCCTTAAATTGTACCTAAAATGCACTTAACCAGTCTAGCCACACTCCCCTACTATAATGCAAAGGCAGAGCACCTGCCATTTATGCTAAAAAAAAGTCTAGCCACACTTGCTTTCATATATAGTACTCCTCAGGTAAAAGATACTTGACATATTTGATTCTGCATGATCTCCGACTGTGATCAATAATTTCTGAATATATTCTTAGAATCACTCAAATTTAAGACATGACATACATGTTTCTAAACTAAATGTAATAGCTATAGATGTTTGTAGTTTTTAAGGTTTGACCAAGTCTTGTCCAAAACAAAATGTTTTTTCTCTGAAGGGTGTAAGAGATCTTCCAGGGCTCATGAATCATTTAGTCATGCTTAGGCAATAATCACACCATCCAGAACCTGTTGCCTTGTGCGGTGTCCGAATTCCCTTGCAAATATTTAGGTTTACCCCTCTCCCTTAAGAAGCTCACTAAGGGGCAGATCCAGCCTATTATTGATAAGATTGCAGATCAGCTGCCAGGTTGGAAGGCGGACCTCATGACTAGGGCTGGAAGAAAAGTGCAGGTACAGTTTGTGCTCGCTGCTATGCTAGTGTACCTTGTCATGGCCATAGACTTCCCTCCCTGGGCCATCAAAGCTGTGGATAAACTTAGACGGGGTTTCCTATTGAGGGGAAGAAAGGAAGCAAAAGGGGGTCATTGTCTTGTGGCATGGGGCAAGGCGAGCCGTCCACCGGAGCTTGGTGGTTTGGGGATCTCGGACCTGAAATATCTTGGATGGGCACTGCGGATGCGCTGGGTTTGGCTTCAGAAAACGGAACCCCATAGGCCCTGGGCGAACTTTCCTATCCAGATGCCTGGACAGGTCCAAGCCTTCTTCAGATTAGCGGTTGTCTCTGAAGTTGGCAATGGGGCAAACACTCTTTTCTGGGCTGATAAATGGCTGAATGGACAATCAATTGCAGACCTAGCCCCTCATCTTCTTGCTGGAATACCAAAAAGGATAGTAAATAAACGCACAATTGAAGAAGCTCTTACTGATCGTGCTTGGGTTCTGGATATCTGAGGTATCATGACAGTGGAAGTAACGGTGGAGTTCCTCAATCTCTAGGATCTCCTTTATGATTTTCAGCTACAGACGGAGGTTGAAGACGCTCACATTTGGCGTCTTTCTTCTAGTGGTCAGTATTCGGCCAAGTCAGCATATGAGGGTTTTTTCATAGGATCCACTCTTTTTGGCCCATATGAGAGAATCTGGAAATCTGGGCTCCACCCAAGTGTCGTTTCTTCATGTGGCTGGTCGCACACGACAGGTGTTGGACGGCTGATCGGCTTGCAAGGCGTGGGCTGCCACATCCGGCACAGTGCCCCCTCTGTGGTCAAGAGGAGGAAACCGTTAACCATCTGCTGGTTTCTTGTGTCTTTGCTCGGCAATTTTGGTTCTATTTGCTCCAGCACTTTGGGATCCAACAATTCTGTCCACAGCCTTCAGATTTGTCTTTTGATGTGTGGTGGGAAAATTCAAGCAATGCTACTGTTGGGTTAACAAGGAAGGGGTTCAACTCTCTTGTGATCTTAGGAGCTTGGACCTTGTGGAACCACCGAAATAGGTGTGTTTTTGACGGAGCTACTCCCAGCTTGGGTGGTGTTTTGGGTTTTGCTCTAGAAGAGAGTCGGCTTTGGGCTAtggcgggggctcgggggctatctTTCTTGGCTTCCCAGCCTCCCCCTCCCCCTGTAGCCCAGTAGTCTGGAGGACGTCTAGTCTTGGTCGCCTCTTTGTTTCCACAGGCGCGTTTGTACTTTTATTTTGGAGTGGTGTGGTGTGTGTTGTAACTGGGGTCTCtcccccttttttttttctttttaatataatgaaGCGCAGTTCTCCTGCATTTTCGATTAATAATCACTACAGCTCACCATTCAAGATCATGATTGAAGTTATAGAAGGTAGGAGACAGAGTAACAACTAACAAATTTGCCATAGAGCAGAAGAATCAAGGTCAGCGGTGTGTTCTTATATCATATGAACAGAGCTGAGAAGTTATATGAACAGAGAAATGGACTAAAAAAATACAATACTAACCAACTCCATCCAAGCTATATCGGATTCATAGTAATCATTTGAAAGGAAAGCATTTGCTTTGGTTCTCAGCAAATTCTTGAGGCTGCAGCAAGATAAAACAAATGAATCTTCGCAAAAACGAACTATAAATTCAGAAACAAAACACCATAATAGCTTACCATGGAGAATCAGAGCACGCTGATGCCTTCTCAAGAAGCTCAGCTGATTTCTCAAGGGATGATCTATACTCCTTGGAGTATGGAGCAATAAAAAGATCATCTTTAGTCATGGTCTGGTCTGATCCATCTGATTGTGTTAACGACGAAGAGGACAGAGAGTCATGTCGTTTTATGACGCTG encodes:
- the LOC136478497 gene encoding nudix hydrolase 3-like; amino-acid sequence: MAAAPEERLDVLNAAGEKTGVSKPRSEVHRDGDYHRAVHVWIYSESTGELLLQRRADCKDSWPGQWDISSAGHISAGDSSLFSAQRELEEELGINLPVDAFELIFVFLQECIINNGTYTNNEYNDVYLVTTLTPIPLEAFTLQESEVSAVRYMRCDEYKSCLEKESREYVPYDVNGQYGKLFSIIEERYKDNTESRSLTLQKQMNRYAPIHLEPDLTSLSEGDREALGYILKAAIVIDDIFYEQVWNSNKMLRDWLKGHSESSSFDKLKWAYYSINKSPWSCLDENKAFLSTADSAVKLLTNATKPVSGWKGIEYRAAFPLNKPPGANFYPPDMDKAEFELWKSKLTDKEQKDATGFFSVIKRHDSLSSSSLTQSDGSDQTMTKDDLFIAPYSKEYRSSLEKSAELLEKASACSDSPCLKNLLRTKANAFLSNDYYESDIAWMELDSNLDLTIGPYETYEDGLFSYKATFEAFVGIRDDTATSQVKLFGDQLQDLEKNLPMDNIFKSDSISAAPIRVINLLYNSGDVKGPQTIAFNLPNDERIVNERGTSMVMLKNISEAKFKHILKPIADACIREEQKEYVDFEPYYTHIVCHECCHGIGPHSITLPSGKKSTVRMELQEFHSALEEAKADIVGLWALNFLIKKGLLPKSLSQSMYVSFLAGCFRSIRFGLEEAHGKGQALQFNWLYEKGALVLHSDGKFSVDFTKVEEAVESLSREILTIQAKGDKPSAQSLLQSRATLTQPLRVALEKIEHMQVPVDIAPIFSTANKVLANI